In the Ruminococcus sp. OA3 genome, one interval contains:
- a CDS encoding helix-turn-helix domain-containing protein encodes MEKGENFKRKNLPTMQQIQYLLELERMGRRRGTVAMIAEICGVSHGAVSRYFKSCCESGYLTGAYELTDRGKAWLDGYKTLMDGLDAYLRKIGIPKKEIPENVRDMIEHVDYYTLSSMLRSHQKMRTRYSAEKKEVLSRNFLDEVLEYGNYQVYFTVYRMEAQRKCNVSMANRGFAKPAYLRHNRRVSRLELLICEMTASSRVHGEQMAGHLEALKYEQNGVLHLAEVKEGKIRIPLEACRFHRRRGGEVQGIIPVTATCSVGRTHMPESTALLIFWL; translated from the coding sequence ATGGAAAAAGGAGAAAATTTCAAAAGAAAGAATCTGCCCACCATGCAGCAGATCCAGTACCTGCTGGAACTGGAGCGGATGGGGAGGAGAAGGGGCACGGTGGCTATGATCGCGGAAATCTGCGGGGTCAGCCATGGCGCCGTCAGCCGGTACTTCAAGTCGTGTTGTGAGAGCGGTTATCTGACGGGGGCTTATGAGCTCACAGACCGGGGAAAAGCCTGGCTGGACGGATACAAAACGCTGATGGACGGGCTTGACGCCTACCTTCGCAAGATCGGGATACCGAAGAAAGAGATTCCTGAAAATGTAAGGGATATGATCGAACATGTCGACTATTATACCCTGTCCTCCATGCTGCGCAGCCATCAGAAGATGAGAACCCGTTATTCTGCGGAGAAAAAAGAGGTCCTCTCCAGGAACTTTCTGGATGAGGTCCTGGAATACGGCAATTACCAGGTCTATTTCACGGTATACCGGATGGAGGCGCAGAGAAAGTGCAATGTCTCCATGGCAAACAGAGGTTTCGCAAAGCCCGCATACCTGCGCCATAACAGGCGGGTCAGCCGGCTGGAGCTTTTGATCTGTGAGATGACAGCCAGTTCCCGGGTGCACGGGGAACAGATGGCGGGGCATCTGGAGGCTCTCAAGTATGAACAGAACGGCGTGCTGCACCTGGCGGAGGTGAAGGAAGGGAAGATACGGATTCCCCTGGAGGCGTGCCGGTTTCACCGCCGGCGGGGAGGGGAGGTGCAGGGGATCATCCCGGTGACTGCCACCTGCAGTGTGGGAAGGACCCACATGCCGGAGAGTACCGCACTTCTGATTTTCTGGCTGTAG
- a CDS encoding iron dependent repressor, metal binding and dimerization domain protein, translated as MEKEEHYFNGEIGQNIPSSNAKREEDLLETMYLWWKGGRTLTVPKLCVSLDLSRRELNHLVKKMVSHGYLQATEKDEELKLTAFGKAQGAECQARHQYLTQFLQMACGLEEEEAQENACRMEHVVSKEVIQGICEFLKYGDTHDRVIHNLDLCTIYEEGSYEFCMSIYRTEQRYPRILADEFYAFDDCILLEVGARDSWVYLKEKADGFSQILWYRTKGGWARAKKAAEGFRIPTDLFAFTVSSAVLITEGDGMVAFTDADTMPGEEDCRELNIHIW; from the coding sequence ATGGAAAAAGAGGAACATTATTTCAATGGGGAGATCGGCCAGAACATCCCTTCCAGCAATGCCAAGAGGGAGGAGGACCTGCTGGAAACGATGTATTTGTGGTGGAAAGGCGGAAGGACGCTGACCGTACCGAAGCTTTGCGTCAGCCTGGATCTGTCCAGACGGGAACTGAATCATCTCGTGAAAAAAATGGTCAGCCATGGGTATCTGCAGGCGACGGAGAAGGATGAGGAACTGAAGCTCACCGCCTTTGGGAAAGCGCAGGGGGCGGAATGCCAGGCGCGGCACCAGTATCTGACCCAGTTCCTTCAGATGGCCTGCGGCCTTGAGGAGGAGGAAGCACAGGAGAATGCCTGCCGGATGGAGCACGTGGTCAGCAAAGAAGTCATACAGGGAATCTGCGAATTCCTGAAATACGGGGACACGCATGACCGTGTGATACACAACCTGGATCTGTGCACCATATATGAGGAGGGCAGCTACGAATTCTGCATGAGCATTTACCGGACGGAACAGCGCTACCCCAGAATTCTGGCTGATGAGTTTTATGCTTTTGATGATTGCATCCTCCTGGAGGTGGGTGCCCGGGATAGCTGGGTATACCTGAAGGAAAAAGCAGATGGTTTCTCACAGATCCTCTGGTACAGGACAAAAGGGGGATGGGCGAGGGCAAAAAAAGCGGCGGAGGGATTCCGGATTCCCACGGATCTCTTTGCGTTTACTGTCAGTTCTGCGGTCCTGATCACGGAGGGCGACGGCATGGTCGCCTTTACAGATGCGGACACGATGCCGGGGGAAGAAGACTGCAGGGAATTAAATATACATATCTGGTGA
- a CDS encoding sucrose-specific PTS transporter subunit IIBC, whose amino-acid sequence MDYGKVAKAVYEYIGGRENIVSAAHCATRLRLVIGDNKKCSKEALENIDGVKGVFEAAGQLQIIFGTGVVNKVYDEFIKIAGITEASKEDVKKAAAKKQNVFKRAIRTLGDIFVPIIPAIVASGLLMGLLEGLANVWPAMTGSGTYTIIHLFSNAAFVFLPVLIAVSAAKTFGGNLFLGAVIGMIMIHPDLLNAWSVAGMEAADIPSASAWFGLYDINLVGYQGHVIPVVIAVWLMCVIEKKLHKIVPEMIDLFVTPLVTVLVTGYLTLTVIGPVFSALENYVLAGAQALIAVPFGIGGALIGAAYAPTVVAGVHHMYNALEAGLLSSIGLNTWMPIATAANVAQGAAALALALKTRNKKTKAIALPASLSAFLGITEPAIFGVNIRYMRPFIAGCIGGACGGLTAGLFGVGATAYGITGIFGFLITTNYTLQYALVILVASAVAFIISWLLYKEPKENVETAKAQRTEASETEVPKSIEINKHTVYSPIQGTAILLAEVPDDTFAAEILGKGMAIVPESGEVVAPVNGTISTIFDTRHAVGITADDGMEILIHVGINTVELKGQYFTAHVEEGDPVKAGQPLLTVDLEGIQAAGYNLTTPVIVTNSDDYAEVLMTASGKVDVLDQILEVRS is encoded by the coding sequence ATGGATTATGGCAAGGTAGCAAAAGCGGTATATGAGTATATTGGAGGCAGGGAAAATATCGTCTCAGCCGCACACTGCGCAACCAGGCTGCGTCTCGTGATCGGAGACAACAAAAAATGCAGCAAAGAGGCACTGGAAAACATCGACGGCGTAAAAGGGGTATTCGAGGCAGCCGGTCAGCTTCAGATCATTTTTGGAACAGGTGTCGTAAATAAGGTTTACGATGAGTTTATAAAAATTGCCGGCATCACCGAGGCCAGTAAAGAGGATGTAAAAAAGGCGGCGGCCAAAAAACAGAATGTTTTCAAACGTGCGATCAGGACGCTCGGTGACATCTTCGTACCAATTATCCCTGCGATCGTGGCGAGCGGTCTGCTGATGGGCCTCTTAGAGGGGCTTGCCAATGTATGGCCGGCGATGACCGGCTCTGGAACTTATACGATCATCCATCTGTTCAGCAACGCGGCATTCGTGTTCCTGCCGGTGCTGATCGCTGTCAGTGCCGCGAAGACATTCGGCGGCAACCTGTTTCTCGGAGCGGTCATCGGGATGATCATGATTCATCCGGATCTGCTGAACGCCTGGAGCGTTGCAGGCATGGAAGCGGCGGATATTCCATCGGCATCGGCGTGGTTCGGTCTCTATGATATCAATCTTGTGGGCTACCAGGGACACGTGATCCCGGTCGTGATCGCCGTCTGGCTGATGTGCGTGATTGAGAAGAAGCTGCATAAGATCGTCCCTGAGATGATCGACCTGTTCGTCACACCTCTTGTCACAGTACTCGTAACGGGTTATCTGACTCTGACAGTGATCGGGCCTGTCTTCTCAGCACTGGAAAACTATGTACTTGCAGGAGCCCAGGCACTGATCGCAGTACCTTTCGGGATCGGAGGTGCTCTGATCGGAGCCGCCTATGCACCTACCGTAGTCGCCGGTGTCCATCATATGTATAATGCACTGGAAGCAGGTCTTCTGAGCAGTATCGGACTGAATACCTGGATGCCGATCGCAACCGCCGCAAATGTGGCGCAGGGCGCCGCGGCTCTGGCACTTGCATTAAAGACACGCAATAAAAAGACAAAAGCCATCGCACTCCCCGCTTCCCTCTCCGCATTCCTCGGGATCACAGAGCCTGCGATCTTCGGTGTCAACATCCGTTACATGAGGCCATTTATCGCAGGCTGTATCGGAGGTGCCTGCGGAGGACTGACAGCAGGACTCTTCGGTGTCGGAGCTACTGCATACGGGATCACCGGTATCTTTGGATTTTTAATCACTACGAACTACACCCTGCAGTATGCACTGGTCATTCTCGTGGCATCCGCAGTCGCATTTATCATCTCCTGGCTGCTTTATAAAGAGCCGAAAGAGAATGTGGAAACTGCAAAAGCACAGAGAACAGAAGCATCGGAAACAGAAGTGCCGAAAAGCATCGAAATCAACAAACATACCGTGTACAGCCCGATACAGGGAACTGCAATTTTACTGGCTGAAGTCCCGGATGACACCTTCGCAGCTGAGATCCTCGGAAAAGGAATGGCTATTGTACCGGAATCGGGAGAAGTTGTCGCACCGGTAAACGGCACCATCAGCACCATCTTTGACACCAGACATGCCGTCGGCATCACAGCAGACGATGGAATGGAGATTCTGATCCACGTGGGTATCAACACTGTTGAACTGAAGGGGCAGTACTTTACGGCTCACGTAGAAGAAGGCGACCCGGTGAAGGCCGGACAGCCTCTGCTCACAGTCGATCTCGAAGGTATCCAGGCCGCAGGATATAACCTGACAACACCCGTCATCGTCACCAATTCCGATGATTACGCAGAAGTTCTTATGACGGCCTCCGGGAAAGTGGATGTTCTGGATCAGATCCTGGAAGTCAGATCGTAA
- a CDS encoding NEAT domain-containing protein codes for MRRVMALMIAMVLTLSGLLSSVSVTSADTGSTGKERLADGNYAVPLVITKGDPAVATGNITGGTTDKYRTALLSVADGRYTVTIRVASVLDGSGVQNKGIKILKEEYEASDIGDPATGGLKGSFDKEEYWRGDVAIEIDEQYGCADLTFTVENTEQPVIMALSNPYYGQNYNQITLAYESAERLPDEIADGSYEWSYRVDNTFRFTSNTQQSPDTAIAEKMMDLIDTEVTVDVQDGAATATFVLTDAGRELGQLWYVNGYKYSNKREYYLIARDAANYTQAAVGDDGTFQMTYDLSNYKDMVFGKVIKMLGETGSKTYYYFGTLRLSTSEPVRSVTLTDEGTGIEYVTNTVNISDPDSVTLKATKIEPDNQEFSIFISMFEGVERKYTIWDIEVVNKDTGTPVTLTQTGQLRIPVPEGYETARLQGYVYHRGQGAVEKGTIEDGYVVIDGATMNAYAVAEHYNFESTAEDMKDGSYTVEYVIQKSSSDVSSMADNAMIKPAKLVVKDGRVYLHLELQSILVGGLEGRLTGLWLEGEDKALSPAMVYQYLQDGDGLRADKWQAGRTNYWVNSPEKLYLQLPPDQSEFLLKVRIPAMDGLNGINGYIGKADANCWLRIDYSTAVPLADEEQIPGATVRDALAAAIEAANSMKEEEAAGGWDDVQTAIAAAVTVLESGTEDEMQGAYNALQTAVGNVEYVSAINMDKGIHTAEGSVEGASDVRVTDARVLVNSDASANLFLTFSGADNLQYYDIHNRAYVDMTAEETADGQKRYRVDFDAITAYGGEDVAVYDSLTIRYTDGSGAEQTHRLNLTDFTLQDAVSKEELTARLAEANQKIEEETQTPGTYDGDAMEVLKSAVAAAMLVQADIAALQTEVDARVTALSEAIDGLAGEGSREELQKLLIQAQTEYAKEDVYTLSSREELKGIMDEAQALLEGKPTAAQLGAMVLKLDTFLREGLAAQADKTKLQDLCARAEAIENDNYSGWDNLQEIIQEAKELLENKDATQTQVDDMAAFLTAAISSLEDSVDKDALSNLVSQAEELLATGQYQNCTQESLDFLNAAITAAKAVLNDPAASQNDVNKHRQMLLDADSVMVKKPEEGRLYDGVYQVPLTILKETAESDEDTSMANAAVKSAEVIVENGVPARIRLGFKSLKINSLNGYLGWLKYFPGYFGTGSPTGQTASDAAVESWQTNEDGSYVTDEYTDTYMNGDPYPEYLSIPVQQNENGGYYTEYWLQVYVPVMAYINKPSGTQYARLKLNIEDWAADMTQTSGTENAEKTALQEQIRTLTDLKSSLSTEDYLPEDLSLLDVAIAAGNAFDSNLNIGQELVDKMVTALQTTAKIFEQQTVESNKTELEAAIAKAHEELAREDVVYTEISREHLQWVISAAEVVYDNQEATQEQVSRWTALVNEAIGSLTVDESTAVKEELGKVLENARERLGDTGNYTGAALDVLKSLYDRASEVYEKSGVSQEEVDRQTGLLTYYLANMEKVTAVAVEKQGLYAMLLTASSLAGREHQYTAESIEALRTAVRNAESVYSDEDATQQKVNEQVSKLYNAMLALEAKPADTNSGNNNNNNNNNGDNDSNNDNNQNLDINNLKDGVYSLSGSMVKVDQKTESMSNQAVNHTVKLTVKDGNYFITLDFKGLEYSGQYGYLRDLQYFKTGYTLNQYGVPKGTLADVTIESYQKTSDGTLVSDSYGTEYPDVVTFPLIPEALKDGYVPLQVFVPVMESIAAGTGTQPVFLKLDWSTLKSTTADDPDFTDDGGDDGDNDGGNDDNNSGNGSGLGTSSLKSSGSSNLSGSSGLKSSGTSGLGTTSTSGLKAGSVKTGDDSPVGALLFLMLTALGAGAVAIGAKRGERKGRKAERK; via the coding sequence TTGAGAAGAGTTATGGCGTTGATGATAGCCATGGTGCTGACGCTTTCCGGGCTGTTAAGCTCCGTGTCTGTCACATCGGCGGATACGGGAAGCACAGGGAAAGAGAGGCTTGCGGACGGAAATTACGCGGTGCCGCTTGTCATCACCAAGGGAGATCCGGCGGTTGCGACGGGGAATATTACGGGAGGGACCACAGACAAGTACCGGACAGCGCTGCTCAGTGTGGCGGACGGGCGGTATACCGTGACGATCCGTGTCGCATCCGTGCTGGATGGCAGCGGCGTGCAGAACAAGGGGATCAAAATACTGAAAGAGGAATACGAGGCATCGGATATCGGTGACCCGGCAACAGGGGGATTAAAAGGCTCGTTTGACAAAGAGGAATACTGGCGCGGGGATGTTGCGATTGAGATAGATGAGCAGTACGGCTGCGCGGATCTGACATTTACGGTGGAGAATACGGAGCAGCCTGTGATCATGGCACTGTCTAATCCGTATTATGGACAAAATTATAATCAAATCACACTGGCCTATGAGTCGGCGGAGCGCCTGCCGGATGAGATCGCCGACGGCTCCTACGAGTGGAGCTACCGGGTTGACAATACCTTTCGCTTTACCAGCAATACACAGCAGTCCCCCGATACCGCCATCGCCGAAAAAATGATGGATCTCATCGATACGGAGGTGACGGTGGACGTGCAGGATGGAGCGGCGACAGCCACCTTCGTGCTGACGGATGCGGGCAGGGAGCTGGGACAGCTCTGGTATGTAAATGGATATAAATACTCCAACAAAAGAGAATATTATTTAATTGCAAGAGATGCTGCCAACTACACACAGGCGGCAGTGGGAGACGACGGCACGTTTCAGATGACGTATGACTTATCCAATTACAAGGATATGGTCTTTGGGAAAGTCATCAAGATGCTCGGAGAGACCGGGAGTAAGACATATTATTACTTCGGCACGCTGCGGCTGTCCACCTCGGAGCCGGTGCGCTCGGTGACGCTCACCGATGAGGGAACGGGCATCGAGTACGTGACCAATACGGTCAACATCTCTGATCCTGACAGCGTGACGCTCAAAGCCACGAAGATCGAGCCGGACAACCAGGAATTCTCCATATTTATCTCCATGTTCGAAGGCGTGGAGCGGAAATACACCATCTGGGATATTGAGGTGGTCAATAAGGACACGGGAACCCCGGTAACACTCACGCAGACCGGGCAGCTGCGCATACCCGTCCCGGAGGGCTATGAGACGGCGCGGCTTCAGGGGTATGTATATCACAGGGGCCAGGGGGCGGTCGAGAAAGGCACCATCGAGGACGGTTACGTAGTGATCGACGGCGCCACAATGAATGCCTATGCCGTAGCGGAGCACTATAACTTCGAGTCTACGGCCGAAGATATGAAGGACGGCAGCTATACGGTGGAGTATGTGATCCAGAAATCCTCATCGGACGTGTCCTCGATGGCGGATAACGCCATGATCAAGCCGGCGAAGCTGGTTGTGAAAGACGGCAGGGTGTATCTCCATCTGGAGCTGCAGTCAATCCTTGTGGGCGGGCTGGAAGGGCGCCTGACCGGGCTGTGGCTGGAAGGGGAGGATAAAGCGCTTTCCCCCGCCATGGTGTATCAGTATCTGCAGGACGGAGACGGCCTGAGAGCCGATAAATGGCAGGCGGGCAGGACTAATTACTGGGTGAATTCCCCCGAAAAATTATACCTGCAGCTTCCCCCCGACCAGTCGGAATTCCTGTTGAAGGTCCGCATCCCTGCGATGGACGGGCTGAACGGTATCAACGGCTACATAGGAAAGGCGGACGCCAACTGCTGGCTGCGTATCGATTACAGCACTGCGGTACCGCTTGCGGATGAGGAGCAGATACCCGGGGCCACTGTCAGGGATGCACTGGCTGCCGCAATTGAAGCAGCGAATTCCATGAAGGAGGAAGAGGCCGCGGGCGGCTGGGATGACGTTCAGACAGCCATTGCCGCTGCGGTAACGGTGTTGGAGAGCGGCACGGAGGACGAGATGCAGGGCGCATATAACGCGCTGCAGACGGCTGTGGGCAATGTCGAATATGTGTCTGCCATCAACATGGATAAAGGCATTCACACGGCAGAGGGCTCCGTGGAGGGTGCCTCGGATGTCAGAGTGACAGATGCCAGAGTGCTGGTGAATTCAGACGCCTCGGCAAATCTCTTCCTGACATTTTCAGGTGCGGATAATCTGCAGTATTATGACATTCACAACCGTGCATATGTGGATATGACGGCTGAGGAGACGGCGGATGGACAGAAGCGGTACCGTGTCGATTTTGATGCCATCACAGCCTATGGCGGGGAGGATGTGGCTGTCTACGATTCTCTCACGATAAGGTACACAGATGGTTCAGGCGCCGAACAGACGCATCGTCTGAACCTGACAGACTTCACCCTGCAGGACGCCGTCAGTAAAGAAGAGCTGACGGCAAGGCTGGCGGAGGCGAACCAGAAGATCGAGGAGGAGACACAGACTCCCGGAACCTATGACGGCGATGCCATGGAGGTACTCAAGTCGGCGGTTGCCGCTGCCATGCTGGTGCAGGCGGACATAGCCGCTCTTCAGACGGAAGTGGATGCCCGGGTGACAGCCCTCAGCGAGGCGATAGACGGCCTGGCGGGGGAAGGCAGCCGGGAGGAGCTTCAGAAGCTGCTGATACAGGCGCAGACAGAATATGCCAAAGAGGATGTCTATACCCTGTCGAGCAGAGAGGAGCTGAAGGGCATCATGGACGAGGCACAGGCGCTGCTGGAGGGAAAGCCCACTGCGGCACAGCTGGGGGCAATGGTCCTGAAGCTTGATACCTTCCTGAGGGAAGGACTGGCGGCACAGGCGGATAAGACAAAGCTGCAGGATCTCTGCGCCAGGGCCGAGGCGATCGAAAATGATAACTATTCGGGCTGGGATAACCTGCAGGAGATCATACAGGAAGCAAAAGAACTGCTGGAAAACAAAGATGCAACCCAGACGCAGGTGGATGATATGGCCGCTTTCCTGACGGCAGCCATCAGCAGCCTGGAGGATTCTGTGGACAAAGATGCCCTGAGCAATCTGGTGTCACAGGCGGAAGAGCTGCTGGCCACAGGGCAGTATCAGAACTGTACCCAGGAGAGCCTGGATTTCCTGAATGCGGCAATCACCGCTGCGAAGGCAGTGCTTAATGATCCCGCCGCATCCCAGAACGATGTAAACAAACACCGCCAGATGCTGCTGGATGCCGACAGTGTCATGGTGAAGAAGCCGGAAGAGGGCAGGCTCTATGACGGAGTGTACCAGGTGCCCCTGACGATATTAAAGGAGACGGCTGAGAGCGACGAGGATACCAGTATGGCAAATGCGGCGGTAAAATCCGCAGAAGTCATTGTGGAGAACGGCGTGCCCGCCAGGATCCGCCTGGGCTTCAAGTCACTGAAAATCAATTCACTGAACGGCTATCTGGGCTGGCTTAAATATTTTCCCGGCTATTTCGGAACGGGGTCTCCCACAGGGCAGACGGCTTCAGATGCTGCGGTGGAGAGCTGGCAGACGAACGAGGATGGCAGTTATGTGACCGATGAGTACACGGATACCTATATGAACGGTGATCCATATCCTGAATATCTGAGCATACCGGTACAGCAAAACGAAAACGGCGGATACTACACGGAATACTGGCTGCAGGTCTATGTGCCGGTAATGGCATACATCAACAAGCCGAGCGGTACCCAATATGCGAGACTGAAGCTGAATATCGAAGACTGGGCTGCTGACATGACGCAGACCAGCGGCACGGAAAATGCTGAAAAAACGGCACTCCAGGAGCAGATCAGGACGCTGACGGACTTAAAATCTTCCCTCAGCACGGAGGATTACCTGCCGGAGGATCTCAGTCTTTTGGATGTGGCAATCGCTGCCGGAAATGCATTTGACAGCAACCTGAACATTGGGCAGGAGCTGGTGGACAAAATGGTGACTGCGCTGCAGACGACAGCAAAGATCTTTGAACAGCAGACGGTGGAGTCCAACAAGACTGAGCTGGAAGCGGCTATCGCAAAGGCTCATGAGGAGCTTGCAAGGGAAGATGTCGTCTACACAGAGATCTCCAGAGAACACCTGCAATGGGTGATCAGCGCAGCGGAGGTGGTCTATGACAATCAGGAGGCGACGCAGGAGCAGGTGAGCCGCTGGACCGCTCTGGTAAATGAGGCGATCGGGTCTCTGACTGTGGATGAAAGCACAGCGGTAAAGGAAGAGCTCGGGAAGGTGCTGGAAAATGCCCGCGAACGGCTTGGGGATACGGGGAATTACACCGGGGCAGCCCTGGATGTTCTAAAGAGTCTGTACGACCGTGCCAGTGAAGTATATGAGAAGAGCGGGGTTTCCCAGGAAGAGGTGGACCGACAGACCGGACTCCTTACCTATTATCTTGCAAATATGGAGAAAGTGACAGCGGTTGCCGTGGAAAAGCAGGGCTTATATGCAATGCTGCTGACCGCCTCCAGCCTGGCGGGGAGGGAGCACCAGTACACGGCAGAGTCCATAGAGGCGCTGAGGACCGCCGTCAGAAATGCGGAGAGTGTCTACAGTGATGAGGATGCCACACAGCAGAAAGTCAATGAACAGGTATCGAAACTTTACAATGCGATGCTGGCGCTGGAGGCAAAGCCTGCCGATACCAATTCGGGCAACAACAATAACAACAATAATAATAACGGCGATAACGATAGTAACAATGACAACAACCAGAACCTGGATATCAACAATCTGAAAGACGGAGTCTATTCACTGAGCGGAAGCATGGTGAAGGTGGACCAGAAGACAGAATCCATGTCAAACCAGGCTGTCAACCACACCGTCAAACTGACAGTGAAGGATGGAAACTATTTTATTACTCTTGATTTCAAAGGACTGGAGTACAGTGGCCAGTACGGGTATCTGCGGGATCTGCAGTACTTTAAAACGGGATACACCTTAAACCAGTACGGTGTTCCCAAAGGGACGCTGGCAGATGTGACCATCGAATCCTATCAGAAGACTTCGGACGGAACCCTCGTGAGTGACAGTTACGGAACAGAGTATCCTGATGTCGTGACCTTCCCTCTGATCCCGGAGGCACTGAAGGATGGATATGTACCGCTGCAGGTATTTGTACCGGTGATGGAGTCCATCGCGGCAGGGACGGGGACGCAGCCGGTGTTCCTGAAACTTGACTGGAGCACTCTCAAATCCACCACAGCCGATGATCCGGATTTCACGGATGACGGCGGCGATGACGGCGATAACGACGGCGGCAATGACGACAACAATTCAGGAAATGGTTCCGGCCTGGGTACCTCCAGCCTGAAGAGCAGCGGATCCTCCAATTTAAGCGGAAGCTCCGGGCTGAAGAGCAGCGGCACTTCCGGTCTCGGCACAACCTCAACCTCTGGGCTGAAGGCTGGAAGTGTCAAGACCGGTGATGATTCACCGGTAGGAGCCCTGTTGTTCCTGATGCTGACCGCGCTGGGCGCGGGAGCCGTGGCGATCGGTGCAAAGCGCGGTGAGAGAAAAGGCCGTAAGGCAGAAAGGAAATAA
- a CDS encoding LacI family DNA-binding transcriptional regulator: MNINEIAKLAGVSRATVSRYLNSGYVSVEKKERIRQIIEETGYQPSSSAQTLRSKKTNVIGVIIPKINSDSISRMVSGISSTLAGAGYQMLLACTHNHEKEELRFLNLFKENHVDGVILLGTIFTAEHRKVLKSLSVPIVILSQYLSGYSCVYSDDYRAAYDLASYLTRTGACFGYLGVTEKDEAVGKERLRGVRDALKSNHQILEDPYIRECMFEMESGSAQAKVLLETAPDIDTVICATDTIAVGALQYLKSAGKKVPEDIQIAGIGDSSLSRVTEPSLTTVHLYYEEAGTESARLLFDLIQGGEAAVQKEVKLDCRLIVQGSTRKGDKQ, encoded by the coding sequence ATGAATATCAATGAAATTGCAAAGCTGGCAGGAGTCTCCCGGGCTACCGTCTCCCGTTATCTGAACAGCGGTTATGTCAGCGTGGAAAAAAAGGAGCGTATCCGGCAGATCATCGAAGAGACGGGTTACCAGCCCTCCAGTTCCGCACAGACGCTGCGCAGCAAGAAAACAAATGTTATCGGTGTGATCATTCCGAAGATCAATTCGGATTCTATCAGCCGCATGGTATCCGGGATCAGCAGCACACTTGCCGGTGCAGGATATCAGATGCTGCTGGCATGTACACATAATCATGAAAAGGAAGAACTCAGGTTTCTGAATCTTTTTAAGGAGAACCACGTGGACGGCGTGATCCTGCTGGGAACTATTTTTACAGCGGAGCACAGGAAGGTGTTGAAAAGCCTGTCTGTCCCCATTGTTATTTTGAGCCAATATCTGAGTGGTTATTCCTGTGTGTATTCGGATGATTACCGGGCGGCGTATGACCTGGCATCCTATCTGACAAGGACAGGTGCCTGCTTCGGCTATCTCGGCGTGACGGAGAAGGATGAGGCGGTTGGGAAGGAGCGTCTGCGCGGTGTGAGAGATGCGCTTAAGAGCAATCATCAGATACTGGAGGATCCGTATATTCGGGAGTGCATGTTCGAGATGGAGTCGGGATCTGCGCAGGCGAAGGTGTTACTGGAGACTGCCCCGGATATCGATACCGTGATCTGCGCCACGGATACGATTGCGGTGGGAGCCCTGCAGTATCTGAAATCTGCCGGGAAAAAAGTACCGGAGGATATACAGATTGCGGGGATTGGCGACAGCTCTCTTTCACGGGTGACGGAGCCGTCTTTAACTACCGTGCATCTGTATTATGAGGAGGCGGGGACGGAGTCCGCGAGACTTTTGTTTGATCTGATCCAGGGCGGTGAGGCTGCGGTTCAGAAAGAAGTGAAACTGGACTGCAGACTGATCGTGCAGGGGTCGACGCGGAAAGGGGATAAGCAGTGA